One segment of Radiobacillus kanasensis DNA contains the following:
- the hisC gene encoding histidinol-phosphate transaminase, which produces MTSKQVLKSMSPYKPGKQIEDVKKQYGLSRIVKLASNENPFGFSNKVKEELGQWMSQLEVYPDGYSTELRMALADKLKVEPDQLVFGAGSDEVIEIICNSYLYPGTNTIMATPTFPQYKHNAVIEGADIKEVPLKNGYHDVKKMVENIDEQTKILWLCSPNNPTGCHINKEEFEYVMKTCPSDVLVVFDEAYYEYVDTEDYPNTVEALKQYDNLIVLRTFSKAYGLAGLRVGYGVANEEITRALNVTRGPFNTTSFSQKAAVIALQDETFLQETFLNNKANKQSFLSFLQGEGLAFDDSQTNFVFVHLPTTGDEAFEYLLSKGFIVRSGEALGRPNGIRITIGKKEDMEELQSRLQEFLSLKKEKKID; this is translated from the coding sequence ATGACTAGCAAGCAAGTATTAAAAAGCATGTCACCCTATAAACCGGGGAAACAAATAGAAGATGTTAAAAAACAATATGGTCTTTCTCGAATTGTGAAGTTAGCCTCCAATGAAAATCCTTTTGGTTTTTCTAATAAAGTAAAAGAGGAATTGGGTCAATGGATGTCCCAACTAGAGGTTTATCCAGATGGTTATTCAACGGAACTGCGCATGGCGTTAGCTGATAAGTTAAAGGTTGAACCAGACCAACTCGTTTTTGGTGCTGGTTCCGACGAAGTGATTGAAATCATTTGTAATTCGTATTTATATCCTGGTACAAACACCATAATGGCAACCCCAACCTTCCCACAATATAAGCATAATGCTGTAATTGAAGGAGCAGATATTAAGGAAGTTCCTTTAAAAAATGGGTACCATGATGTGAAGAAAATGGTGGAGAATATTGACGAACAAACAAAAATATTATGGCTATGTTCTCCGAATAACCCAACGGGCTGCCACATCAATAAAGAAGAATTTGAGTACGTGATGAAAACTTGCCCGTCAGACGTACTTGTTGTATTTGATGAAGCTTACTACGAATATGTTGACACAGAGGATTACCCGAATACAGTCGAAGCGCTTAAGCAGTACGACAACTTAATTGTTCTTCGTACTTTTTCAAAAGCATACGGATTAGCCGGGTTAAGAGTTGGCTACGGCGTTGCGAATGAAGAGATTACACGAGCGTTAAATGTAACACGTGGTCCATTTAATACGACGAGCTTTTCGCAGAAAGCCGCGGTTATCGCTTTACAAGATGAAACCTTTTTACAAGAAACTTTTTTGAACAATAAAGCTAATAAACAATCGTTTCTATCATTTCTTCAAGGTGAAGGGCTTGCCTTTGACGATTCACAAACAAACTTTGTATTTGTCCACCTTCCAACAACGGGAGATGAAGCATTTGAATATTTACTAAGTAAAGGCTTTATTGTTCGTTCCGGAGAAGCATTAGGTCGTCCAAATGGAATCCGAATTACCATAGGGAAAAAAGAGGACATGGAAGAACTGCAATCACGCCTACAAGAATTCTTATCCTTAAAGAAGGAGAAAAAAATTGACTAA
- a CDS encoding CheR family methyltransferase, producing MNDYLEFTAQIKRKTGIDLSLYKEVQMKRRLTALRDKKECKDFTSYFKLLNSDQDALMEFLDRVTINVTEFYRNFSRWDTLQKKVLPLLLKNKKTLKVWSAACSTGEEPYTIAMILNQFMDLKDIKVSATDLDENVMKRAQVGLYPERSLQEIPDTIKQKYFTKDGTTYKIDDSIKRCVTFKKHNLLSDNYDKDYDLIVCRNVMIYFTEEAKDEIYRKFSQSLRPGGVLFVGSTEQIFNPSQYQFQILDSFFYQKG from the coding sequence ATGAATGACTACTTAGAGTTCACAGCACAGATCAAACGAAAAACAGGAATAGATTTAAGCTTATACAAAGAAGTACAAATGAAGCGTAGATTAACGGCATTACGGGATAAAAAAGAGTGTAAGGATTTTACGAGCTATTTTAAACTACTAAATAGCGACCAAGATGCGCTGATGGAATTTTTGGACCGTGTGACGATTAATGTTACAGAGTTTTATCGGAATTTTAGTAGATGGGATACCCTACAAAAAAAAGTATTACCTCTGTTACTAAAAAACAAGAAAACATTAAAAGTGTGGAGCGCTGCATGCTCGACAGGGGAAGAACCCTACACCATTGCTATGATATTAAATCAGTTCATGGACTTAAAGGATATAAAAGTATCAGCAACAGATTTAGATGAAAACGTCATGAAACGAGCACAAGTTGGACTATATCCAGAACGCTCTTTACAGGAAATACCAGACACAATTAAGCAAAAATATTTTACGAAGGATGGCACAACCTACAAAATTGATGATTCTATTAAACGATGTGTGACATTCAAAAAACACAATCTATTATCGGACAACTATGATAAAGACTATGACTTAATTGTTTGCCGTAATGTGATGATTTACTTTACAGAGGAAGCGAAGGATGAAATATACAGGAAATTTAGTCAATCGCTAAGACCAGGTGGTGTGCTATTCGTCGGAAGCACGGAGCAAATCTTCAACCCTAGTCAATATCAATTCCAAATATTAGATTCTTTTTTCTACCAGAAAGGATAA
- the ndk gene encoding nucleoside-diphosphate kinase — MEKTFLMVKPDGVQRDLVGDIVSRFEKKGFKLAGAKLMQITKELAEEHYGEHNGKPFFPELVSFITSGPVFAMVWEGDNVIATARQMMGKTNPQEALPGTIRGDYGLTVGKNVIHGSDAPESAEREIGLFFSEGELIEYTKDNKQWIY; from the coding sequence ATGGAAAAGACATTTTTAATGGTGAAACCCGATGGAGTTCAAAGAGATTTAGTAGGAGATATAGTTTCTCGATTTGAAAAAAAAGGCTTTAAACTTGCGGGTGCAAAGCTTATGCAAATTACAAAGGAATTAGCGGAAGAGCATTATGGAGAGCACAACGGTAAACCATTCTTTCCTGAGCTTGTAAGCTTTATTACATCTGGCCCTGTATTTGCTATGGTATGGGAAGGGGATAATGTTATTGCAACGGCTCGTCAAATGATGGGTAAAACAAATCCTCAGGAAGCATTGCCAGGAACCATTCGTGGGGACTACGGTTTAACAGTAGGAAAAAATGTAATCCACGGATCCGATGCACCAGAAAGTGCAGAAAGAGAAATTGGACTTTTCTTCTCTGAGGGAGAGTTAATCGAATATACAAAAGATAACAAACAGTGGATTTATTAA
- the aroH gene encoding chorismate mutase — translation MIRGVRGATTVLQNEADQIIEHTRALVEEMTIKNQINPEDIASVLISVTSDITASFPAKALRLLDGWTYVPVMCMQEIDVPGSLEKCIRVMITVNTTIEQKDIEHIYHHDAKKLRPDLLR, via the coding sequence ATGATTAGAGGTGTAAGAGGAGCAACGACAGTGCTTCAAAATGAAGCGGACCAAATTATAGAACATACAAGAGCTCTAGTCGAGGAGATGACGATAAAGAACCAGATCAATCCGGAAGACATAGCATCTGTTCTGATTAGCGTTACATCTGATATTACAGCTTCCTTTCCCGCAAAGGCACTCCGATTACTCGATGGATGGACCTATGTACCTGTCATGTGTATGCAGGAAATCGATGTACCAGGTAGCTTGGAAAAATGCATCCGCGTCATGATTACAGTTAATACAACGATAGAACAAAAAGATATAGAACATATATACCATCATGATGCAAAGAAATTGCGTCCTGATTTATTGCGTTAG
- the aroB gene encoding 3-dehydroquinate synthase, with protein MESSLTVQTSSGNYVVTVGAGIRKKISSYLPKSYESIYIVSDQKVADLYMEDVKANFPSFQQVESYVVPNGEASKNIDQYYQLITDALEKGLNRHSLVIALGGGVIGDLVGFFASTFMRGIDFVQMPTTILAHDSSVGGKVGINHAYGKNLIGSFYPPVAVIYDVETLTSLPQREVRSGYAEVVKHGFLRDSAFLTDVIRTDLNKPLSQQTLKEHLLQGIQVKAEVVEKDERESHHRMFLNLGHTLGHALESELGYGVWTHGEAVAVGMLFALKVSEKTFEVKLSYQELLQWLKHNNYPLSLPDVKVASLLEKMKKDKKSRDNHVQMVLLKQIGEPIIQKMDEGSLCRDLEDFLGELVQQND; from the coding sequence ATGGAATCATCATTAACTGTTCAAACAAGTTCAGGTAACTATGTTGTAACGGTTGGGGCAGGAATTAGGAAGAAAATCTCTAGTTATTTGCCAAAATCCTATGAAAGCATATATATTGTTTCTGACCAAAAAGTAGCAGATTTATATATGGAGGATGTAAAGGCTAATTTTCCATCTTTCCAGCAAGTGGAGTCCTATGTGGTTCCCAATGGAGAAGCATCCAAAAATATCGACCAATATTATCAGCTAATTACGGACGCATTAGAAAAAGGCCTTAATCGTCATAGCCTCGTCATTGCGTTAGGTGGAGGAGTTATAGGTGATCTTGTAGGTTTCTTTGCTTCCACCTTTATGAGAGGAATTGATTTTGTTCAAATGCCTACAACGATTTTAGCTCATGACAGCAGTGTTGGTGGGAAAGTAGGGATTAATCATGCCTACGGAAAAAACCTGATTGGAAGTTTCTACCCACCAGTGGCCGTGATTTATGACGTAGAAACACTTACATCACTTCCGCAACGAGAAGTGCGATCTGGCTATGCAGAAGTTGTTAAACACGGATTCTTGCGTGATTCAGCATTTTTGACAGATGTGATTCGTACAGATTTAAACAAACCATTGTCTCAACAAACCCTTAAGGAACATCTTCTCCAAGGTATTCAAGTGAAAGCAGAAGTTGTGGAAAAAGATGAGAGAGAATCCCATCATCGAATGTTTTTAAACTTAGGTCATACACTAGGTCATGCTCTAGAATCAGAACTTGGATACGGAGTGTGGACCCATGGAGAAGCCGTTGCAGTCGGCATGTTGTTTGCACTAAAGGTAAGTGAAAAAACGTTTGAGGTTAAGCTATCTTATCAGGAGCTTTTGCAATGGTTAAAACACAATAATTATCCACTATCACTACCTGATGTCAAGGTAGCTTCTTTGCTTGAAAAAATGAAAAAAGATAAGAAATCAAGAGATAATCATGTCCAAATGGTGTTATTAAAACAAATAGGTGAGCCTATCATTCAGAAAATGGATGAGGGTTCCCTGTGTCGTGATTTGGAAGACTTCTTGGGAGAGTTGGTGCAACAAAATGATTAG
- the hepT gene encoding heptaprenyl diphosphate synthase component II — MKLAAAYSYLKTELNQIEKTLNETIHAKDPILREASQQLLKAGGKRIRPVFVLLAGSFGDYQFDRLKTVAVSLELIHMASLVHDDVIDEAELRRGKPTVKAKWDNRIAMYTGDYIFARSLEYLTDIDNPRAHRILSETIVELCIGELKQMEEKYNLDQSIRNYLRRIKRKTALLISSSSQLGAIASGAPKEYEQALMQYGYYVGMSYQIIDDILDFTSSSSELGKPAGGDLLQGNITLPVFYAMEDSDFKDALRQTLAAEEKIDPADIQPFVEHIKKSNAIDRAYAISEKYLNKAYEALEVLPNTRAKHSLTTIAKYIGKRKN, encoded by the coding sequence ATGAAACTAGCAGCTGCCTATTCGTATTTAAAAACGGAGCTAAACCAAATTGAAAAAACATTAAATGAAACCATCCATGCTAAGGATCCCATTTTGAGAGAAGCTTCGCAGCAATTATTAAAAGCAGGAGGAAAACGAATTCGTCCTGTTTTTGTTTTGCTTGCGGGATCTTTTGGAGACTACCAATTTGATCGATTAAAAACGGTAGCTGTTTCCTTGGAGTTGATCCACATGGCCTCTTTAGTTCATGATGATGTGATTGATGAAGCGGAATTACGAAGAGGGAAACCAACAGTAAAGGCGAAATGGGATAATCGAATTGCCATGTACACGGGAGACTATATATTTGCTAGGTCCTTAGAGTACTTAACAGATATTGATAACCCAAGAGCCCATCGTATTCTTTCGGAAACTATTGTTGAGCTCTGTATTGGGGAGCTTAAGCAAATGGAAGAAAAATATAACCTGGATCAATCTATTCGTAACTATTTGCGAAGAATTAAGCGGAAAACCGCGTTACTTATCTCTTCTAGTAGTCAGCTTGGGGCGATAGCTTCTGGTGCACCCAAAGAATATGAGCAGGCATTAATGCAATATGGCTACTATGTTGGAATGTCCTACCAAATTATTGATGACATACTAGATTTCACCTCTTCGTCATCCGAATTAGGTAAACCAGCAGGTGGTGACTTGTTACAAGGTAATATAACATTACCTGTCTTCTATGCGATGGAAGATTCGGACTTCAAAGATGCCCTTCGCCAAACATTAGCTGCCGAAGAAAAAATCGATCCAGCAGATATTCAACCATTTGTGGAGCATATTAAAAAGAGTAATGCGATTGATCGAGCGTATGCCATTAGTGAAAAGTATTTAAACAAAGCTTATGAAGCATTAGAAGTTCTTCCAAATACAAGAGCAAAACACTCCTTGACGACAATTGCCAAATACATTGGAAAACGGAAGAACTAA
- the aroC gene encoding chorismate synthase — MRYLTAGESHGKQLTTIVEGIPSLMPITKEDINESLLRRQKGHGRGKRMQIEKDLVDMAGGVRHGYTLGSPIAMVIHNDDFKHWEDIMGEDPFPEGESIRRVVTRPRPGHADLNGAIKYGHRDIRNILERSSARETAARVAAGAVAKTLLKHLGIRIVGYVNEIAGIKAETKPNLSIEDRIRISEESPVRCLDEQAGQKMMDAIDKAKKDGDSIGGVAEVYIEGMPAGIGSYVHYDRKLDGRIAGAVASINAFKGVEFGIGFEAARLNGSQVHDEIGWNEEEGYYRKTNRLGGFEGGMTTGMPIVVKGVMKPIPTLYKPLQSVDIESKEAFNASIERSDSCAVPAAAVVMEHVVAFEVAKAILEQFPNDQFPKLKKAIEEYREEVRKF, encoded by the coding sequence ATGCGCTACTTAACAGCTGGAGAGTCACATGGGAAACAACTAACCACAATTGTAGAAGGAATTCCTTCTCTCATGCCAATAACCAAAGAGGATATTAACGAATCTCTGTTAAGACGTCAAAAGGGACACGGTAGAGGAAAGAGAATGCAAATTGAAAAGGATTTAGTAGATATGGCTGGTGGGGTAAGGCATGGATATACACTAGGTTCCCCGATTGCCATGGTTATACATAACGATGATTTTAAACATTGGGAAGATATTATGGGAGAAGATCCTTTTCCTGAGGGAGAATCTATCCGAAGAGTCGTGACAAGACCAAGACCTGGTCATGCAGACTTAAATGGTGCAATTAAATATGGTCACCGAGATATTCGAAATATACTAGAACGTTCTTCTGCTCGTGAAACGGCTGCTAGGGTTGCTGCTGGGGCTGTTGCGAAAACGTTATTGAAGCATTTAGGCATTCGAATTGTTGGCTATGTGAATGAGATTGCTGGCATAAAAGCGGAAACGAAGCCTAATCTTTCCATAGAAGATCGTATTCGTATTTCAGAGGAATCCCCTGTCCGTTGTTTAGACGAACAAGCTGGCCAAAAGATGATGGATGCGATTGACAAAGCGAAGAAGGATGGCGATTCCATAGGTGGAGTGGCAGAGGTGTACATCGAAGGAATGCCAGCTGGAATCGGATCGTATGTTCATTATGACCGCAAATTAGACGGGCGTATCGCTGGAGCAGTTGCTAGCATTAATGCTTTTAAAGGTGTTGAATTTGGGATCGGTTTTGAAGCAGCCCGCTTAAATGGAAGTCAAGTACATGACGAGATTGGTTGGAACGAGGAAGAGGGCTATTACCGGAAGACGAATCGTTTAGGTGGGTTTGAAGGCGGTATGACAACTGGAATGCCTATCGTAGTGAAAGGCGTTATGAAACCAATTCCGACTTTATATAAACCATTACAAAGTGTAGATATTGAATCTAAGGAAGCCTTTAATGCAAGTATCGAAAGGTCGGATTCTTGTGCTGTACCAGCAGCTGCTGTTGTTATGGAGCACGTAGTAGCCTTTGAAGTTGCGAAAGCGATTCTAGAACAATTCCCGAATGATCAATTTCCGAAATTAAAGAAAGCCATAGAGGAATACCGTGAAGAGGTTCGAAAATTCTAA